The Loktanella sp. M215 genome includes a window with the following:
- a CDS encoding ATPase, T2SS/T4P/T4SS family codes for MSLSYLETSLDRIDAAARDDVIEICINPDGTCWGEFQGDHFMRALDQRLTGVQVRDLGNQIASSANTTMSKDHPIVSVSITYKGRPIRAQVITPPAVLNAMSISLRFFSSLPLEGISLDFLYGKERKLEDLRVEKKRVLRAVVAAGLIDDALAFCVENKLNMIVSGGTSTGKTVAARKILSHVPAEERIVTIEEAAELLPTQPNAVTLIANRDAEFQTADVLLTATLRMRPDRIILGEVRGKEAMTFLEAINTGHGGSMTTLHAETPQLAVQRLAIAALKTEIPMTYTDMIQYIENSIDVIIQAGRHDGKRGITEFYLPGATEIGTSP; via the coding sequence ATGTCGCTGAGCTATCTCGAAACCTCGCTCGACCGGATCGACGCCGCCGCCCGCGACGATGTCATCGAGATCTGCATCAACCCCGACGGGACCTGTTGGGGCGAATTCCAGGGCGATCACTTCATGCGCGCGCTGGATCAAAGGCTGACCGGCGTTCAGGTCAGGGACCTCGGCAACCAGATCGCCTCCTCGGCCAATACCACGATGAGCAAGGACCACCCCATCGTCTCGGTCTCGATCACCTATAAGGGGCGCCCGATCCGCGCACAGGTTATCACCCCGCCTGCCGTTCTAAACGCCATGTCCATCAGCCTGCGGTTTTTCTCGAGCCTGCCGCTTGAGGGGATCTCGCTCGATTTCCTCTACGGAAAAGAGCGCAAGCTCGAAGACCTGCGCGTCGAAAAAAAGCGCGTCTTGCGCGCCGTGGTGGCCGCGGGTTTGATCGATGATGCGCTCGCCTTCTGCGTCGAGAACAAACTCAACATGATCGTCTCGGGCGGCACCTCCACCGGCAAGACCGTGGCCGCGCGTAAGATCCTCTCTCATGTACCGGCCGAGGAACGCATCGTGACCATCGAAGAAGCCGCCGAGCTTTTGCCGACCCAGCCAAATGCCGTGACCCTCATCGCCAATCGCGACGCAGAATTCCAGACCGCCGATGTGCTTCTCACCGCCACGCTGCGCATGCGCCCCGACCGGATCATCCTGGGCGAGGTGCGCGGCAAGGAGGCGATGACCTTTCTGGAAGCAATCAACACCGGCCATGGCGGGTCCATGACCACGCTGCATGCCGAAACCCCGCAACTCGCCGTGCAGCGGCTCGCGATCGCGGCGCTCAAGACCGAGATCCCGATGACCTATACCGACATGATCCAGTACATCGAGAACTCCATCGATGTGATCATTCAGGCCGGTCGCCATGACGGCAAACGCGGCATCACCGAATTCTACCTCCCCGGCGCAACTGAGATTGGAACTTCCCCATGA
- a CDS encoding TrbI/VirB10 family protein: protein MTDTENTELEKRLAALEKGSARAPTAAQRRSPLLALIVVLVIGAGGALLYLLSQPDEEEALPTATPDVFQNEGDGFGTIETLPPPEPEVVFVAPDPVEPNAELLAQITALQAQIEELRNAPEPVVEEDTAAAEAIDALTAQIAALQAASEAAQQRFQDELTARDRSLEQLRMDLELVQLEANRPQPAPAGPSEDELRAREQERLRREEEARRMAELERRAAEERAFQERRIASPTIAFGGTSGANETALTERTFGEVTDFVLNGALPSTVTQAEVIANPSNTIVQGTMIQAVMETALDSSLPGQTRAVVSEDVYSVDGARLLIPRGSRLIGRYRAGVDIAQRRVTIAWDRIILPAGQTVQISSFGGDELGRSGVTGFVDTRFAERFGSAALISLISAAPSAAASEVQDETAADALEDVGDDLADATDSVIGDYLSIGPVIYVDQGARVTVMVDRDLEIF from the coding sequence ATGACCGATACGGAGAACACTGAGCTGGAAAAGCGCCTCGCCGCCCTTGAGAAAGGCAGTGCCCGCGCCCCCACGGCGGCACAGCGCCGGTCGCCCCTTCTCGCGCTGATCGTGGTTCTCGTCATCGGCGCGGGTGGTGCCCTGCTTTATCTCCTCTCACAGCCCGACGAAGAGGAAGCCTTGCCGACGGCCACCCCGGACGTCTTCCAAAACGAGGGGGACGGCTTTGGCACCATCGAGACCTTGCCCCCGCCCGAGCCCGAGGTGGTGTTCGTCGCACCCGATCCGGTCGAGCCCAATGCCGAGCTTCTGGCGCAGATCACCGCCCTGCAGGCCCAGATCGAAGAATTGCGCAACGCTCCCGAACCGGTCGTCGAGGAAGACACGGCCGCCGCAGAGGCGATCGACGCGCTGACCGCTCAGATCGCTGCGCTGCAAGCTGCATCGGAAGCCGCACAGCAGCGCTTCCAAGATGAACTGACGGCGCGGGATCGCAGCCTCGAGCAATTGCGCATGGATCTGGAGCTGGTCCAACTCGAAGCCAATCGCCCGCAACCCGCCCCAGCCGGGCCCTCGGAAGACGAGCTGCGCGCACGCGAGCAAGAGCGACTGCGCCGCGAGGAAGAAGCCCGGCGCATGGCCGAGCTGGAGCGCCGCGCCGCGGAGGAACGCGCCTTTCAGGAGCGGCGCATCGCCTCACCGACCATCGCCTTTGGTGGCACGTCCGGAGCGAATGAAACGGCTTTGACCGAACGCACCTTCGGCGAGGTGACGGATTTCGTGCTGAACGGTGCGTTGCCCTCCACCGTGACGCAGGCCGAGGTGATCGCCAATCCCTCCAACACCATCGTGCAGGGCACCATGATCCAGGCCGTCATGGAAACTGCCCTCGACAGCTCCCTGCCCGGCCAGACCCGTGCCGTGGTCTCGGAAGATGTCTACAGCGTCGATGGTGCGCGCCTCCTGATCCCCCGCGGCTCCCGTCTGATCGGACGCTACCGCGCCGGTGTCGATATCGCGCAGCGCCGCGTCACCATCGCTTGGGACCGGATCATCCTGCCCGCGGGCCAGACCGTCCAGATCAGCTCTTTCGGGGGCGATGAACTGGGTCGCTCCGGTGTCACCGGTTTCGTGGACACGCGCTTTGCCGAGCGTTTCGGGTCGGCCGCCCTGATCTCGCTGATCTCCGCAGCACCCAGTGCCGCCGCCTCCGAGGTCCAGGATGAGACTGCCGCCGACGCTCTCGAAGACGTTGGCGATGATCTGGCAGATGCCACGGACAGCGTCATAGGCGATTACCTCTCCATCGGCCCCGTCATATATGTCGACCAGGGCGCCCGCGTTACTGTCATGGTCGACCGCGATCTGGAGATATTCTGA
- a CDS encoding TrbG/VirB9 family P-type conjugative transfer protein, translating into MLFIRSLIFVIALLPGLASAEAIPRGGPNDSRARLATYQEGQVYRLSVSLTHVTTIEFGIGESIRSIIAGDTEGFEIDGVPGGQAFAIKPVARGVHTNVTVYTNTRSYYFNVEEVRSPTFYVVQFRYPDDAARPTRAIAAQAPNYNYGASARTAFTPTRIWDDGTFTYFAFPRNAPVPAIFRYAGGRERTVNMQTPEDGVIRVTGVNRQWVLRLGEEVVCIEATPPAEVAS; encoded by the coding sequence TTGTTGTTTATAAGATCGCTTATTTTTGTCATTGCCCTGTTGCCCGGCCTCGCCTCTGCCGAAGCCATCCCGCGTGGCGGTCCCAACGACAGCCGGGCGCGCTTGGCCACCTACCAGGAAGGCCAGGTCTACCGACTCAGCGTCTCGCTCACCCATGTCACCACCATCGAGTTTGGGATCGGTGAAAGCATCCGCTCGATTATCGCGGGCGACACGGAAGGGTTTGAGATCGATGGCGTGCCGGGGGGGCAGGCCTTCGCAATCAAGCCCGTCGCGCGCGGCGTCCATACCAATGTGACGGTCTACACGAACACGCGCAGCTACTATTTCAACGTCGAAGAGGTCCGAAGCCCGACCTTCTACGTCGTGCAGTTCCGCTATCCAGACGACGCTGCGCGCCCGACCCGGGCCATCGCGGCTCAAGCGCCGAACTACAATTACGGTGCCAGCGCACGGACCGCGTTTACGCCAACGCGCATCTGGGATGACGGGACGTTCACGTATTTCGCGTTTCCGCGGAACGCACCTGTGCCAGCGATCTTCCGCTACGCAGGCGGCCGTGAACGCACGGTCAACATGCAAACCCCTGAGGACGGCGTAATCCGCGTCACCGGGGTGAATCGCCAATGGGTCCTGCGACTGGGCGAAGAGGTGGTCTGCATCGAGGCAACACCGCCCGCGGAGGTGGCCTCATGA
- a CDS encoding virB8 family protein — protein MATEQEIIEEELVYGALRRERLWQRLGLMGLVFGIIGCLSAAAVSILDVDPPPVVVPYDPATGFALPEASVGTSSVTANQAIIEAEVFRYVTDREVYNQLDNDLRIRSVLRHSDGAAESGLRQLWNSANENYPPTVYGPNARLDVEILSINRIGTNRATVRLRKRLTSINGTQTGLFTAMLLFEFRPETRRSIDEVWTNPFGFTVLEYAIRSDRLEN, from the coding sequence GTGGCGACTGAACAAGAAATCATCGAGGAAGAACTGGTCTACGGTGCCCTGCGCCGCGAACGGCTCTGGCAACGCCTTGGCCTGATGGGTCTTGTCTTCGGTATCATCGGCTGTCTGAGTGCCGCGGCTGTCTCGATCCTCGATGTGGACCCGCCCCCCGTCGTTGTCCCCTATGATCCCGCCACCGGCTTTGCACTCCCCGAAGCCTCGGTGGGCACCTCCTCGGTGACCGCCAACCAGGCGATCATCGAGGCGGAGGTGTTCCGCTATGTGACCGACCGGGAGGTCTATAACCAGCTCGACAACGATCTGCGCATCCGCAGCGTCCTGCGCCACTCGGACGGGGCTGCCGAGAGCGGGCTCCGCCAGCTCTGGAACAGCGCCAACGAGAATTACCCGCCGACGGTCTATGGCCCCAATGCCCGGCTCGACGTGGAAATCCTCAGCATCAACCGGATCGGAACCAACCGCGCGACGGTCCGCCTGCGCAAGCGCCTGACGTCCATTAACGGCACCCAGACCGGCCTCTTCACTGCGATGCTTCTCTTCGAGTTCCGCCCGGAGACCCGCCGCTCCATAGACGAGGTCTGGACCAATCCGTTTGGGTTCACCGTGCTCGAATATGCCATCCGCTCCGACAGATTGGAGAACTGA
- a CDS encoding type IV secretion system protein — protein sequence MGHLLLRTALATTLGIGLHLGALSPALAQGVPVVDTQNIAQNIQQLRQMIEDEILQNEQLTQLREQLATLTDQLAELQRTYEALTRLAELPEIIRTEMEDELNGLLDQEFGDILATIEAIKTGDFSGLSGSGAGEIETQMDRVLADLGFDEDTLSEMATSGNPGANRVATQATTGALVSAAAQNSYDDAGQSLERVDRLVGLIDDMDELKESIDLNTRVTAELAIALVAMWQLEAIQTVGDGTGGVIDAATIAEEQRFMDFTLPDLRAD from the coding sequence ATGGGACATCTGCTCTTGAGGACAGCTTTGGCCACGACACTTGGGATCGGTCTGCATCTTGGCGCCCTATCCCCTGCCCTCGCGCAAGGCGTGCCCGTCGTCGACACCCAGAACATCGCGCAAAACATCCAGCAGCTCCGGCAGATGATCGAGGACGAGATTCTGCAAAACGAGCAGCTGACGCAGCTCCGCGAACAGCTTGCCACGCTCACGGACCAACTCGCGGAGCTGCAAAGAACCTATGAAGCGCTCACCCGACTTGCCGAGCTTCCCGAAATCATCCGGACGGAAATGGAAGACGAGTTGAACGGTCTGCTCGACCAGGAGTTCGGGGACATCCTCGCCACGATTGAGGCGATCAAGACGGGGGATTTCTCGGGCCTCTCTGGCTCCGGCGCAGGCGAAATCGAAACCCAGATGGACCGGGTGCTGGCCGACCTCGGCTTTGACGAGGACACACTCTCGGAAATGGCCACCAGCGGCAATCCTGGGGCCAACCGCGTGGCGACGCAGGCCACCACCGGTGCGCTCGTCTCGGCGGCGGCCCAGAACAGCTATGACGATGCCGGCCAATCGCTCGAGCGGGTCGACCGCCTTGTCGGGCTCATCGACGACATGGACGAACTCAAGGAAAGTATCGACCTCAACACGCGCGTGACAGCGGAACTCGCCATTGCGCTGGTCGCCATGTGGCAGCTCGAAGCGATTCAAACCGTGGGCGACGGCACGGGCGGCGTGATCGATGCCGCCACCATCGCCGAAGAGCAGCGCTTCATGGATTTCACCTTGCCGGACCTGCGGGCAGACTAA
- a CDS encoding lytic transglycosylase domain-containing protein codes for MKSSLPHILALCLLPGLALSQGVPTNDNGLTARDIVETGDREADLALQADKLAVRELIAEIEREQLETLQRILDAQTSFGGQGLPAMVSGLESGSGDPDRAVEAVYGTGEIDPNPGGAQMFGDAAENIEQLIIRVAQETSGFAGVGRAGLSPVQWRALLQALIWQESRFTIGARSPVGAYGLTQIMPGTASDLGINPEYYDSPYLQVHGGARYLATQLNTFDGNIINALAAYNAGPGRVFEYGGVPPFRETQHYVSVIPERYNLYLTRIGGIDALGTIDPALLANANLSLTGHGAAFYGSNSPAAIRQAGLRIRDIVERISETEDVQESVALNTYAQAELVRLVAARIRLQAARTRVLSAEELAQASARMAEGAFMDFTIRVIE; via the coding sequence TTGAAGTCTAGCCTGCCTCATATCCTGGCACTTTGCCTGCTGCCTGGTCTCGCCTTGTCTCAAGGTGTGCCGACCAATGACAATGGGCTGACCGCGCGTGACATCGTCGAGACCGGCGATCGCGAGGCTGACTTGGCCCTTCAGGCCGACAAGCTCGCCGTGCGCGAACTCATCGCGGAGATCGAGCGCGAACAGCTGGAAACCCTGCAACGCATCCTCGATGCCCAGACCAGCTTCGGCGGTCAGGGCTTGCCGGCTATGGTCTCGGGACTGGAAAGCGGCAGCGGCGATCCCGACCGCGCCGTGGAAGCCGTCTATGGCACGGGCGAGATCGACCCCAATCCCGGCGGTGCGCAGATGTTCGGGGATGCGGCAGAAAACATAGAGCAGCTCATCATCCGCGTGGCTCAGGAGACCAGCGGCTTTGCGGGTGTTGGCCGCGCAGGGCTCTCGCCTGTCCAGTGGCGCGCGTTGCTGCAAGCGCTGATCTGGCAGGAAAGCCGGTTTACGATTGGTGCACGGTCTCCCGTCGGCGCCTATGGCCTCACCCAGATCATGCCTGGCACGGCCAGCGATCTCGGCATCAACCCAGAATACTATGACAGCCCCTACCTGCAGGTGCATGGCGGCGCGCGCTATCTCGCGACCCAGCTCAACACATTCGATGGCAACATCATCAACGCCCTTGCGGCCTATAACGCCGGACCCGGCCGGGTTTTCGAGTATGGCGGCGTGCCACCCTTCCGCGAGACCCAGCACTACGTGTCGGTCATCCCTGAACGCTATAACCTCTATTTGACCCGTATCGGCGGGATCGATGCGCTTGGCACGATCGACCCCGCGCTTCTGGCCAATGCCAACCTCTCGCTCACCGGTCATGGGGCGGCCTTTTATGGCAGCAACTCACCAGCAGCGATCCGCCAAGCCGGCCTGCGCATCCGCGACATCGTCGAACGAATTTCCGAGACTGAAGACGTGCAGGAGAGCGTCGCACTCAACACCTATGCCCAAGCCGAACTCGTGCGCCTCGTCGCTGCACGCATCCGGCTTCAGGCGGCACGCACCCGCGTCCTTTCTGCCGAGGAGCTGGCCCAGGCCAGCGCCCGCATGGCCGAAGGCGCGTTCATGGATTTTACGATCAGGGTGATTGAATGA
- a CDS encoding type IV secretion system DNA-binding domain-containing protein, whose protein sequence is MPRDEPRNEALDLRTMTPDWYSRETRLAHMLPYVSLVDDQTVRTRVNELFRCIRLEGINSYTTDDAYLDKVTALFARIVAQLGPEFSYYVHKVSKAIKPDLDPIREDSFAGEVDRRWRAKLETSGLRDKTLTLTVIHRPPPKSLLPFLSRSAPDRLKEETRKRLQRLGEAVNVFLSGLTELKPRLLSAGSGELVGFLGALNTGTELPLYPANTYGFLSFNVANTRVTIYGDHFELSEGVVGHRYGKSFTIGEYSEGTSCTMFDMLNLPVDMIVTHSFTPINSNLMAGRIKRQKRQMQASQDAALSLLEALDIAADDLEAKRQSFGEHHMVVTLFCDTLEELQTLSAEIVNAAATEGVKMIGERVAAKAHYLSQHPGNQPKRVRASAVTNRNFADFAAFHRTQLGKPAALTPWGRVVTYLPTPEQSAYRFSYHEQGSPDKEPTSGHTLIMGRPGSGKSVLSAFLMTQARRAGARIFVFDYRLGMEMAVRANGGRYASLNAGQPTGLNPLWTETDARGTAWLSDWLTTLLYRADKPLTPAQTNRIQEVVRQNAQATNPALRNWRDFASLFVSTDDGGDLHQRLLEWTEDGRYGWIFGQSLEDTFSLKGDVVGFDLTGILDSEADKERMAVLSYLFRRVEREIEDRRPTIIVIDEAWKALDNAYFAERLSNWLVTARKQNTVAVMMTQYASQLERTRTGKTIVEAVPTQILLPNIRAQPADYAMLNLTEKELDVLLNTGSNSRLALIRDDQGSIVVDADLSALGPNLTILGGMEKGEALVGADYRDRPDFWRLS, encoded by the coding sequence ATGCCCCGTGATGAACCCCGCAACGAGGCTCTCGACCTCCGCACGATGACGCCAGACTGGTATTCGCGCGAGACCCGACTTGCGCATATGCTGCCCTATGTGAGCCTCGTCGACGACCAGACCGTGCGGACCCGGGTCAACGAGCTCTTCCGCTGCATTCGGCTCGAGGGGATCAACAGCTACACGACCGACGATGCCTATCTCGACAAGGTGACGGCGCTTTTTGCCCGCATCGTCGCGCAGCTCGGGCCGGAATTCAGCTATTACGTCCACAAGGTCTCCAAGGCCATCAAACCTGATCTCGACCCGATCCGTGAGGACAGCTTCGCAGGCGAGGTTGACCGGCGCTGGCGCGCGAAACTCGAGACCAGCGGGCTCCGCGACAAAACACTGACGCTCACCGTCATTCACCGCCCGCCTCCGAAAAGCCTCCTGCCGTTCCTCAGCCGCAGCGCGCCGGACCGACTGAAGGAGGAGACCCGCAAACGCCTGCAGCGCTTGGGCGAGGCCGTGAACGTCTTCCTTTCGGGGCTTACCGAGCTCAAGCCGCGCCTGCTGTCAGCCGGATCGGGAGAGTTGGTGGGATTTTTGGGCGCGCTTAACACGGGCACCGAGCTGCCGCTCTACCCGGCCAACACCTACGGCTTTCTGTCCTTCAACGTCGCCAATACCCGCGTGACGATTTACGGCGACCATTTCGAGCTTTCCGAGGGCGTCGTGGGCCACCGCTACGGCAAGAGCTTCACCATCGGGGAATACTCGGAAGGCACCTCCTGCACCATGTTCGACATGCTGAACCTGCCGGTCGACATGATCGTGACGCACTCCTTCACGCCGATCAATTCGAACCTCATGGCGGGCCGCATCAAGCGGCAAAAGCGCCAGATGCAGGCCAGCCAGGACGCAGCCCTCTCGCTCCTGGAAGCCCTCGACATCGCCGCCGATGATCTCGAGGCCAAGCGCCAAAGCTTCGGCGAGCATCACATGGTGGTGACGCTCTTTTGCGACACGCTCGAAGAACTGCAAACCCTCAGCGCCGAGATCGTGAACGCCGCTGCGACCGAGGGCGTGAAGATGATTGGCGAGCGGGTCGCGGCCAAGGCGCATTACCTCAGCCAGCACCCCGGCAACCAGCCAAAGCGCGTCCGCGCCAGCGCCGTCACCAACCGCAACTTCGCGGATTTTGCGGCCTTCCACCGGACACAGCTCGGCAAACCTGCAGCACTTACCCCCTGGGGCCGGGTCGTCACCTATCTGCCCACGCCCGAGCAAAGCGCCTACCGGTTTTCCTATCACGAGCAGGGATCGCCCGACAAAGAACCGACCAGCGGCCATACCCTGATCATGGGGCGGCCCGGGTCGGGCAAATCGGTGCTGTCCGCCTTCCTGATGACCCAAGCCCGTCGAGCAGGGGCGCGGATCTTCGTCTTCGATTACCGTCTTGGCATGGAGATGGCGGTGCGCGCCAATGGCGGGCGCTACGCCTCCCTGAACGCCGGCCAGCCCACGGGTCTCAACCCGCTCTGGACCGAGACCGATGCGCGCGGCACCGCCTGGCTCTCGGATTGGCTCACAACCCTGCTCTACCGCGCCGACAAGCCCCTGACCCCGGCGCAGACCAACCGCATCCAGGAGGTCGTGCGCCAGAACGCGCAGGCCACCAATCCGGCCCTGCGGAACTGGCGGGATTTCGCATCGCTTTTTGTGTCCACCGATGATGGCGGCGATCTGCACCAGCGCCTGCTCGAGTGGACCGAAGACGGCCGCTATGGCTGGATCTTCGGCCAGAGCCTCGAAGACACGTTCTCGCTCAAGGGCGATGTGGTGGGCTTCGATCTGACCGGCATTCTCGACAGCGAGGCCGACAAGGAGCGGATGGCGGTCCTCTCCTATCTTTTCCGCCGGGTCGAACGCGAGATCGAGGATCGCCGCCCCACCATCATCGTGATCGACGAGGCTTGGAAGGCGCTCGACAACGCGTATTTCGCCGAACGGCTGTCGAACTGGCTGGTGACCGCGCGCAAGCAGAACACCGTCGCCGTGATGATGACGCAATACGCAAGCCAGCTCGAGCGCACCCGGACCGGCAAGACCATCGTCGAGGCCGTGCCGACACAGATCCTGCTGCCCAATATCCGCGCACAGCCTGCGGACTACGCCATGCTGAACCTCACGGAGAAGGAGCTCGACGTCCTTCTCAACACGGGCAGCAACAGCCGCTTGGCGCTCATCCGTGACGATCAGGGCTCGATCGTCGTCGATGCCGATCTGAGCGCTCTTGGGCCCAATCTCACCATCCTTGGCGGCATGGAAAAGGGCGAGGCGCTCGTCGGCGCCGATTATCGCGACCGCCCGGACTTCTGGAGGCTTTCATGA
- a CDS encoding type IV secretion system protein VirB3 produces MAERSPLFLGLVRPPKLLGLPIMYAMVWLFGSVLLFVWVQHIAVLVLAALLYPVLWKAADCDPRFIDVMMTALQETPPTRNRSIHGGDSYAP; encoded by the coding sequence GTGGCTGAGCGCTCGCCTCTCTTCCTCGGCCTCGTGCGTCCGCCCAAGCTTCTGGGCCTGCCCATCATGTATGCGATGGTCTGGCTTTTCGGCTCGGTGCTTCTCTTCGTCTGGGTCCAGCACATCGCTGTGCTCGTTCTCGCCGCCCTTCTCTATCCGGTGCTGTGGAAGGCCGCAGATTGCGACCCGCGCTTCATAGATGTGATGATGACGGCCCTGCAGGAGACACCGCCCACGCGCAACAGGTCCATCCATGGCGGGGACAGCTATGCCCCGTGA
- a CDS encoding TrbC/VirB2 family protein yields MRQISNLFVASLVLFLLIAEPALAQSIDLSPIQSLLQGIVDALTGPLGVVIATLAVLGVFLSWFFNIIDLRQALWVLVGIAGVAAAPTIVAAVFAGG; encoded by the coding sequence ATGAGACAGATTTCAAACCTCTTTGTTGCCTCGCTGGTGCTATTCCTGCTGATTGCCGAACCCGCCCTTGCGCAAAGCATCGATCTCTCCCCGATCCAAAGCTTGTTGCAGGGCATTGTCGATGCGCTCACCGGACCCCTTGGCGTGGTCATCGCCACACTCGCGGTCCTCGGCGTTTTCTTGAGCTGGTTTTTCAACATCATCGACCTGCGCCAGGCGCTCTGGGTTCTCGTCGGGATCGCCGGTGTCGCGGCCGCCCCCACCATCGTTGCCGCGGTCTTTGCCGGTGGCTGA
- a CDS encoding lytic transglycosylase domain-containing protein, producing MVLVMESDGSLTPSRSQSSFARNYNDGVGQGSASDGLAIFGETEAASEPDALRFAAFAQPAPLPRADVLSGIEATALRYAGHPGLRRAGLSVTDWLALYRANIEVESAYRQDAISHAGAIGLGQLMPNTARDLGVDPGDPQQNLDGSARYLAMMLESFGDPHLALAAYNAGPDAVRQHGGIPPYRETQNHVARVMAVVARLEGSNS from the coding sequence ATGGTCCTGGTCATGGAGAGCGACGGCTCTCTGACCCCATCCCGGTCTCAGAGCAGTTTTGCCCGGAACTACAATGACGGCGTTGGTCAGGGATCGGCGTCCGATGGTTTGGCCATTTTCGGTGAGACTGAAGCAGCTTCCGAGCCTGACGCGCTGAGGTTTGCAGCGTTTGCCCAGCCAGCCCCCTTGCCCCGCGCAGACGTGCTCTCGGGCATAGAGGCAACAGCCCTGCGCTATGCCGGCCATCCCGGTTTGCGCCGCGCGGGACTGTCCGTCACGGATTGGCTGGCTCTCTACCGCGCCAATATCGAGGTGGAAAGCGCCTACAGACAGGATGCGATCTCACACGCGGGCGCCATTGGCCTTGGTCAGCTTATGCCCAACACCGCGCGCGACCTCGGCGTCGACCCGGGCGATCCACAACAGAACCTTGACGGTTCTGCTCGCTACCTCGCGATGATGCTGGAAAGCTTCGGCGATCCGCATCTGGCGCTTGCGGCCTACAACGCTGGGCCGGACGCCGTGCGCCAACACGGCGGCATTCCCCCTTACCGAGAAACCCAGAACCACGTGGCCCGCGTCATGGCCGTTGTGGCCCGATTGGAAGGATCAAATTCATGA
- a CDS encoding helix-turn-helix domain-containing protein, translated as MAKTIRSAGQMALCEALVDARIKAGLGQEDLAVKLKCHQSLVARIESGQRRVDVVELVVLARAIGFDPFEVLAIVEATTKPDHRI; from the coding sequence GTGGCAAAGACAATCAGAAGCGCGGGACAGATGGCACTCTGCGAAGCATTGGTCGACGCCCGCATCAAGGCGGGCCTCGGTCAGGAGGACTTGGCGGTCAAGCTCAAGTGCCATCAATCCCTTGTGGCGCGCATTGAAAGCGGCCAGCGCCGGGTCGACGTCGTCGAACTGGTCGTTCTGGCGCGCGCCATCGGCTTTGACCCCTTCGAGGTTCTGGCGATCGTGGAAGCCACCACGAAGCCAGACCACCGGATTTGA
- the lgt gene encoding prolipoprotein diacylglyceryl transferase, with protein sequence MLTAAIPFPDIGPDIFAIELGSLHLALRWYAMAYIAGFIIAAWICMRTIRKPAVWGIAGPPVSRSQIEDLVTWIVAGVIIGGRVGYTMFYQPEYYLQNPLEILMVWQGGMSFHGGFIGVVIAATAFCLRQKAPLLSTADLLALAAPPGLLLGRLANFTNNELWGRPTDMPWGVTFPGDAAQACEGIAGLCARHPSQLYEALLEGVMLGTLLLVLGWRRGWLKSPGAITGVFLAGYGLSRAFVELFRQPDLQFVSLGNPVGYVLQIGDWGLTMGQILSLPMVIVGMALIWWSFQQVRHDPQAASSTTA encoded by the coding sequence ATGCTGACTGCTGCAATCCCGTTTCCGGATATCGGCCCGGATATCTTTGCGATCGAGCTGGGGTCGTTGCACCTTGCGCTGCGCTGGTATGCGATGGCCTATATCGCCGGTTTCATCATCGCCGCGTGGATCTGCATGCGGACGATCCGAAAACCAGCCGTTTGGGGTATAGCGGGGCCACCGGTCTCGCGTAGCCAGATCGAAGACCTTGTCACCTGGATCGTAGCCGGTGTCATCATCGGCGGGCGTGTCGGCTATACGATGTTTTACCAGCCCGAATACTACCTGCAGAACCCACTGGAGATCCTGATGGTCTGGCAGGGTGGCATGTCATTTCACGGCGGCTTTATCGGCGTGGTCATTGCCGCAACGGCATTCTGCCTGCGCCAGAAAGCGCCCTTGCTGAGCACCGCGGACCTGCTGGCACTGGCCGCGCCGCCGGGGCTGTTGCTGGGGCGTCTGGCCAATTTTACAAATAACGAACTATGGGGCCGCCCGACTGACATGCCTTGGGGCGTCACCTTTCCGGGTGACGCGGCGCAGGCCTGCGAGGGCATCGCTGGGCTCTGTGCACGCCATCCGTCTCAGCTCTACGAGGCGCTGCTGGAAGGCGTCATGCTGGGCACGTTGCTCCTGGTTCTCGGATGGCGGCGCGGCTGGCTCAAATCGCCGGGTGCGATCACCGGAGTTTTCCTTGCGGGCTATGGTTTGTCGCGGGCTTTTGTCGAGCTGTTCCGACAGCCGGATCTTCAATTTGTCAGCCTTGGTAACCCGGTGGGCTATGTCTTGCAGATCGGGGACTGGGGTCTGACAATGGGTCAGATCCTGTCCTTGCCGATGGTGATCGTCGGAATGGCGCTGATCTGGTGGTCTTTTCAGCAGGTCCGTCATGACCCACAGGCTGCCTCAAGCACCACAGCGTGA